A window of the Bdellovibrio sp. ZAP7 genome harbors these coding sequences:
- a CDS encoding pyridoxal-phosphate dependent enzyme: MPRSRIVEIVAPELNLRDGNRVFTSLEGENPGGSMKDHMVEGEISYLFESGRVVKGSIISEVSAGSTAVSLAHYCKERGLRCTLFVPKTVMPSLVESLTSQGAEVFQEDMSNIYPNYEKFLLDQPGSVRFDQLFDFQKRRHYHFLGQQAAAHIGGPVSALIGAVGTGHSLLGTAEGAKAQWVVSTEPQAGLAVSGVRNIELNRYGERDELGPQDFNQRVLVSKEQMLVADVIKTDAGMVSVGSSFKLVLAGVQHFLHGKSQQNIFALGASLKRV; encoded by the coding sequence ATGCCTCGGTCGCGTATTGTTGAAATCGTCGCTCCCGAATTAAACCTTCGGGACGGCAACCGCGTCTTTACTTCTTTGGAGGGTGAAAACCCCGGCGGCTCTATGAAGGATCATATGGTCGAAGGGGAGATCTCTTATCTTTTTGAATCTGGACGGGTGGTAAAAGGTTCCATTATTTCTGAAGTCAGTGCAGGGAGTACGGCGGTTTCTTTGGCTCACTACTGCAAAGAGAGGGGGCTTCGCTGCACCTTGTTCGTGCCGAAAACTGTTATGCCTTCTCTGGTGGAGTCCTTGACCTCCCAAGGTGCTGAAGTTTTTCAAGAGGACATGAGCAATATCTATCCCAACTACGAAAAGTTTTTGCTCGACCAGCCGGGAAGCGTGCGATTTGATCAGCTCTTTGATTTTCAAAAACGCCGTCACTATCATTTCTTGGGTCAGCAGGCGGCCGCGCACATTGGCGGTCCCGTTTCAGCCCTGATTGGTGCTGTGGGTACCGGTCACTCCCTGCTGGGAACTGCCGAGGGAGCAAAGGCGCAATGGGTGGTCAGCACGGAGCCTCAAGCAGGATTGGCAGTGTCGGGAGTGCGCAACATTGAACTGAATCGTTATGGCGAGCGCGATGAGCTGGGCCCCCAGGATTTCAATCAGCGAGTTTTGGTTTCAAAGGAACAAATGCTAGTTGCGGATGTCATAAAAACCGACGCCGGCATGGTGAGTGTCGGGTCTTCGTTTAAGCTGGTTTTGGCGGGAGTTCAGCATTTTTTGCACGGAAAAAGTCAGCAGAACATCTTTGCTTTAGGGGCTTCTCTAAAACGTGTTTAG
- a CDS encoding ThiF family adenylyltransferase, which yields MDQHYKERFLRSIGIFTEGQLEKMKNTKIAVGGLGLGGSIFINLVRMGFENFHIADPDTFERTNINRQRMAKETTIGMRKDECSLAEARAINPAVKIKVFPEGVKKANLDEFLKGVDWVVDVVDLFAMEDKLALNVEAHKRGIPVASCATLGFSGSVVVFNKNTPSFAEQTGISDKLPYEENLSRFLRFICPEVPTYLWGQLIHAMDRSSYIPFVTPGGETSAAVAASEIAKNVVGMGKTVHSPNGIFVDVAQVKTTIFEASYKARALNIPENLKHADKPIVA from the coding sequence ATGGATCAACATTACAAAGAAAGATTTCTTCGCAGCATTGGTATCTTCACAGAAGGCCAACTTGAGAAAATGAAAAACACAAAAATCGCTGTCGGCGGTTTGGGTTTAGGTGGTTCAATATTTATCAACCTGGTTCGTATGGGATTTGAAAATTTCCATATTGCGGACCCGGATACTTTCGAAAGAACGAACATTAATCGTCAGCGTATGGCGAAAGAAACGACTATTGGTATGCGCAAAGACGAATGCTCTTTGGCGGAAGCTCGCGCGATTAATCCTGCTGTGAAAATCAAAGTTTTTCCTGAAGGCGTTAAGAAAGCAAACCTGGATGAATTCCTAAAAGGAGTCGACTGGGTGGTGGACGTGGTGGATCTATTTGCCATGGAAGACAAACTTGCACTTAATGTCGAAGCTCATAAACGCGGTATTCCTGTGGCATCCTGCGCGACTTTGGGTTTTTCCGGTTCGGTGGTTGTCTTTAATAAGAATACGCCTTCTTTTGCTGAGCAAACAGGGATTTCAGATAAACTTCCTTACGAAGAAAATCTGTCTCGCTTCCTGCGTTTCATCTGTCCTGAAGTTCCAACTTACCTATGGGGCCAGTTGATTCATGCAATGGATCGTTCATCATATATTCCGTTTGTGACTCCAGGTGGGGAAACTTCGGCTGCGGTGGCAGCTTCGGAAATTGCAAAAAATGTTGTGGGTATGGGTAAAACTGTGCACTCACCCAATGGAATTTTCGTGGACGTAGCACAAGTTAAAACGACGATCTTTGAAGCGTCTTACAAAGCGCGCGCTTTGAACATTCCTGAAAACTTGAAGCACGCTGATAAGCCGATTGTTGCCTAA
- the ccoS gene encoding cbb3-type cytochrome oxidase assembly protein CcoS, producing MNIVILMIPMALLLGVGFLYAFFWANKRGQFDDLETPAHRMLLDENERTEREHT from the coding sequence ATGAACATTGTCATACTGATGATACCCATGGCGTTACTTCTCGGTGTTGGATTCTTGTATGCCTTTTTCTGGGCCAACAAGAGGGGTCAGTTTGATGACCTGGAAACACCTGCTCACCGTATGCTTTTAGATGAAAACGAAAGGACTGAACGTGAACACACATAG
- a CDS encoding sulfite exporter TauE/SafE family protein: MNSGMLLALGILSTSFFGSWHCAAMCGPISCLMGERKSLLSYHFGRLIAYVSLGALAGGLGQFLLDSQYAWLRTASAVLFAVVLLSMGLRLLAPSFTQKLIPKVDPHGLMKVFRQLRKFHLNQSGIVVGFLTGLLPCGWLYTYVTAAIAMQNPLMGGALMFLFWVGGLPALSILPSMVQKGLSQIPMRQQRIAGVILIVASIYSVWSFVYFTHA, encoded by the coding sequence ATGAACTCGGGAATGCTGCTCGCACTAGGAATTCTCAGCACCAGCTTTTTCGGAAGCTGGCATTGTGCTGCGATGTGCGGGCCGATCTCCTGCTTGATGGGAGAACGTAAATCCCTGCTTTCCTATCACTTCGGCAGATTGATTGCCTATGTCTCCCTGGGTGCTCTAGCAGGAGGCCTCGGGCAATTTCTGCTCGATTCCCAATACGCATGGCTTAGAACAGCTTCGGCAGTTTTATTTGCCGTGGTTTTACTGAGCATGGGGCTGCGCCTGCTCGCTCCTTCATTCACTCAGAAATTAATTCCCAAAGTGGATCCGCACGGCTTGATGAAAGTCTTTCGTCAGCTTAGAAAATTTCACTTAAACCAATCTGGAATTGTGGTTGGATTCTTAACCGGACTTCTTCCCTGCGGCTGGCTTTATACCTATGTCACTGCTGCAATCGCGATGCAAAATCCATTGATGGGGGGAGCATTGATGTTTTTATTCTGGGTTGGTGGTTTGCCTGCGCTTAGCATCCTGCCCTCAATGGTTCAAAAAGGTTTAAGCCAAATCCCGATGCGCCAACAGCGTATCGCTGGCGTCATTCTGATTGTCGCCTCCATTTACTCCGTGTGGAGTTTCGTTTACTTCACCCACGCTTAA
- a CDS encoding ribonuclease H: MYRFWQRVLRLFSGNVFEIYTDGSLKHGKGAWAYVISRRGKILSEDSAGQKKTSSNRMEFQAAIEALKALPENSRAKLYTDSRVMLEALEKSPRWSANGWVKNQGQPIPEVDLIRELYTLQCQHRIEWRWVKAHSGIEFNERCDELCIRARSKDLEI, encoded by the coding sequence ATGTATCGATTCTGGCAAAGAGTGCTTCGTTTATTTTCTGGTAATGTGTTTGAGATCTACACAGATGGCAGTCTTAAGCATGGTAAGGGTGCATGGGCTTACGTGATCAGCCGTCGTGGCAAGATCCTCAGTGAAGACTCTGCAGGACAAAAGAAAACCTCCAGCAACCGTATGGAGTTTCAAGCAGCTATCGAGGCTTTAAAGGCTTTACCTGAAAACAGTCGCGCGAAGCTTTATACCGACTCGCGAGTGATGCTTGAGGCCTTGGAAAAAAGCCCGCGGTGGAGTGCCAATGGCTGGGTTAAAAATCAGGGACAGCCGATTCCTGAGGTGGACCTGATTCGTGAACTCTATACGCTTCAGTGTCAGCATCGTATCGAATGGCGCTGGGTGAAGGCGCACTCTGGCATCGAATTTAATGAAAGATGTGACGAACTTTGTATTCGTGCTAGAAGCAAGGATCTGGAGATCTGA
- a CDS encoding CcoQ/FixQ family Cbb3-type cytochrome c oxidase assembly chaperone: MKQEGLKYFTDLHLTSIGLMIFFVFFICVLVWVFRKNSKYFYNEMQNMPLKDQEFTDARQ, from the coding sequence ATGAAACAAGAAGGATTAAAATACTTCACAGATCTTCATTTAACTTCTATCGGTCTGATGATTTTTTTCGTGTTCTTTATTTGTGTATTGGTTTGGGTATTTCGCAAAAACAGCAAGTACTTCTACAATGAAATGCAGAATATGCCTTTGAAAGATCAGGAGTTCACAGATGCAAGACAATAA
- the ccoG gene encoding cytochrome c oxidase accessory protein CcoG, translating into MSLDPNLLTSVDEHGDHIAIIPAEVKGFYKKHRTWVHAVLLVVFLALPWTSIRGVQTILINIPDREFSFFGLLFHAHDAPLLFFIIGTLVIGLAFVTAVWGRVWCGWACPQTVFIESVFRRIEQWTEGNYIERRKLREEAMTFNKIKKSGTKWVLFALVSSLIAHSLIAYFVGAKDLLHMMEQPPGDNWTYFILVSLVTAAVLFDFGWFREQFCVIMCPYGRFQSLLIDNKSLAVIYDVKRGEPRRGRNQPGEAQGDCVACNRCVNACPTGIDIRNGLQMECIACTACVDACDEIMEKVKKPKGLIRYDTLDFSKIKLTRPRPLVYMGALLILVSGLSYAIATRDPFHWTLLRGQGLPYSYVQDGDTKDVIQNQFKIHIQNQEREETSYTLSIDPELIKSGAKLTIGENPKVLKPQGTHEWYFFVRLPESSFKGTHGKILSRVTIESRHGDVVNRSDKELIIVGPQGL; encoded by the coding sequence ATGAGCTTAGACCCGAACCTCCTTACCTCTGTTGATGAGCACGGCGATCACATCGCCATAATTCCTGCTGAAGTAAAGGGGTTCTATAAAAAGCACCGCACCTGGGTGCATGCTGTCTTGCTTGTAGTTTTTCTAGCACTGCCGTGGACTTCGATCCGCGGCGTGCAAACGATTTTGATCAATATTCCTGATCGCGAATTTTCTTTCTTTGGTCTTTTATTCCACGCCCACGATGCTCCTTTATTATTCTTTATTATCGGCACCCTGGTGATAGGCCTCGCCTTCGTCACTGCCGTGTGGGGCCGTGTCTGGTGTGGTTGGGCTTGCCCACAAACCGTCTTTATTGAATCTGTTTTCCGTCGAATCGAGCAATGGACGGAAGGTAACTACATTGAACGTCGCAAACTTCGCGAAGAAGCTATGACGTTTAATAAAATTAAAAAAAGCGGAACCAAGTGGGTGTTATTCGCTTTGGTGTCTTCGCTGATTGCGCATAGTTTGATTGCTTATTTTGTCGGAGCAAAGGACCTGTTGCATATGATGGAGCAACCTCCGGGCGACAATTGGACCTATTTTATTTTAGTCTCTCTGGTGACTGCGGCTGTTCTTTTTGACTTTGGCTGGTTTCGCGAACAGTTCTGCGTGATCATGTGCCCTTACGGTCGCTTTCAATCTCTTTTAATCGATAATAAATCTTTGGCGGTTATTTACGACGTGAAACGCGGCGAACCTCGCCGCGGTCGCAATCAGCCCGGAGAAGCGCAAGGTGACTGCGTGGCCTGCAATCGCTGCGTGAACGCCTGCCCTACCGGTATTGATATTCGTAATGGTCTGCAAATGGAATGTATTGCCTGTACGGCTTGCGTGGATGCCTGTGACGAAATCATGGAGAAAGTTAAAAAACCAAAAGGTCTGATTCGTTATGACACTTTGGATTTTAGCAAAATCAAACTGACTCGCCCGCGTCCCTTGGTTTACATGGGGGCTTTGCTGATTTTAGTTTCCGGTCTTTCCTACGCCATTGCGACTCGTGATCCTTTCCATTGGACCTTGTTACGTGGTCAGGGCTTGCCTTATTCCTATGTACAAGACGGCGATACGAAAGATGTGATTCAGAATCAATTCAAGATTCACATCCAAAATCAGGAGCGCGAAGAGACCTCATACACGCTGTCGATTGATCCTGAATTGATTAAATCAGGTGCCAAGCTAACGATTGGAGAAAATCCAAAAGTTCTGAAACCTCAAGGCACGCACGAATGGTATTTCTTTGTGCGCCTGCCTGAAAGCAGCTTCAAAGGAACTCACGGTAAGATTTTATCCCGAGTGACCATCGAAAGCCGCCATGGGGATGTGGTAAATCGCAGTGACAAAGAACTTATCATCGTGGGACCTCAAGGATTATGA
- a CDS encoding YheU family protein, whose translation MNFENDNELEKNPQPPMVIPMDQLSAEVVDAVIEAFILREGTDYGVIEISLDKKKEQVRKQLQKNDIRIVYDFNTESVTMMTDSDWKKLTGSLR comes from the coding sequence ATGAATTTCGAAAACGACAATGAATTGGAAAAGAATCCTCAGCCACCAATGGTGATCCCCATGGATCAGCTGTCGGCAGAAGTGGTGGATGCGGTGATTGAAGCGTTTATTTTGCGTGAAGGTACCGATTACGGTGTGATCGAAATTTCTTTAGATAAAAAGAAAGAACAAGTTCGTAAACAGCTGCAGAAAAATGATATCCGCATTGTTTACGATTTCAATACAGAGTCAGTCACGATGATGACCGACTCTGACTGGAAAAAGCTTACTGGCAGTTTACGTTAG
- a CDS encoding DUF3817 domain-containing protein, protein MVQAFRILGWLEGASFLILLFIAMPVKYMAHNPAMVKAMGPIHGFLFVAYVLFANFLAGELNWSGKTRIKAFLAAVLPFGTFWFEKKYLVVTEKV, encoded by the coding sequence ATGGTTCAAGCATTCAGAATATTGGGCTGGCTCGAAGGAGCTTCTTTTCTAATTCTACTTTTCATTGCGATGCCAGTTAAGTACATGGCTCACAATCCTGCGATGGTCAAAGCTATGGGACCTATCCATGGTTTCTTGTTCGTGGCCTATGTGCTTTTCGCAAACTTTTTGGCTGGTGAATTGAACTGGTCCGGAAAAACTCGCATCAAAGCATTCCTTGCGGCGGTTCTTCCTTTTGGAACTTTCTGGTTCGAGAAAAAATATTTGGTAGTAACTGAAAAAGTTTAA
- a CDS encoding cbb3-type cytochrome c oxidase N-terminal domain-containing protein, producing MQDNNNGKPEGYKQLFHEYDGIIEHDNPLPTWWLWTFFLTIIFASLYFLHYQFGGGITLQDELAIHMTALEKEKATQQASAPAETEDSLKEAFEKIDANAGAAVFAGKCAACHGQELQGLIGPNLTDHFWIHGKGTRMDIVKVIREGAADKGMPPWGPVLKREELYSVAKYIMAKLDSKPAGAKPPQGEEVK from the coding sequence ATGCAAGACAATAACAACGGTAAACCAGAAGGCTATAAGCAGCTCTTCCATGAGTATGACGGCATCATTGAACACGACAATCCACTACCAACGTGGTGGTTGTGGACATTCTTTCTGACGATCATCTTTGCTTCTCTTTACTTCCTGCACTATCAGTTTGGTGGTGGCATCACATTGCAAGACGAACTGGCGATTCATATGACGGCCTTGGAAAAAGAAAAAGCGACTCAGCAGGCTTCGGCCCCGGCTGAAACAGAGGACTCTTTAAAAGAAGCCTTTGAAAAGATCGATGCGAACGCTGGTGCCGCAGTTTTCGCTGGCAAATGCGCCGCTTGCCACGGTCAGGAATTGCAAGGTTTGATCGGTCCTAACTTGACCGATCACTTCTGGATTCACGGAAAAGGCACTCGCATGGATATCGTCAAAGTTATTCGTGAAGGTGCCGCTGACAAAGGGATGCCACCCTGGGGCCCAGTCCTGAAACGCGAGGAGCTTTATTCCGTCGCAAAGTATATAATGGCGAAACTAGATTCCAAACCTGCTGGAGCTAAGCCTCCACAAGGAGAAGAAGTGAAATGA
- a CDS encoding ATP-binding protein, with amino-acid sequence MAGQIQLSEIEAEMWKHIFFATHLPILITTLDECVLQLNDSARDLLGFDGEITDHKLDKLLARLNPSLRQMIRIQKVLAPAPYNEHLLIYLHDTRENYYAERLLTFYATTLKSLDRNFDLTACCNSVITAAAEVAIENMADWCRIDLREDLGVGPGTVAHKHTALVPFLKELQDIGFENPDDVLSPLKVLRSGASVFHEDILPEMFRMLSISPRTFALFTKVGLRSYICMPIKQNGDTIGCVTLARAPGSANFDAVDAMMAEEFANKLAVNIERALLYKNLAEMKNAAEAANRAKTNFIANVSHEIRTPLGAIVGFSDLLTNSTSTVSERQDWAAKVRTNSTYLLRIIDDILDISKVEAGKVELEISEVDLRELLRELTLFADSRTASKDVHFEVVIETAMPRFIKSDATRLSQILSNLIGNAIKFTSSGFVRLSVSKSETHQSLSFEITDSGIGISPAQAGILFQPFTQADASHTRQFGGTGLGLALSRTLARRLGGDLVLMDSELGKGSSFLVTVDCICPENGPMFTNLSEQDNEHKIKIMDVTSLDFATALQGREILLVEDSSDIQALLQRFLEGAGAKISIANNGEDGVRAARLKSYDVILMDVQMPIKDGCQATMELRSEGYSNLIVALTANAMKEERDRCLAAGFDAHLSKPIRRHDLIQRLMGFLGQFEKRQGEITPSV; translated from the coding sequence ATGGCCGGTCAAATTCAGCTTTCGGAGATTGAAGCAGAGATGTGGAAGCACATCTTCTTTGCTACGCATCTACCGATTCTTATCACGACTCTCGATGAGTGTGTGCTGCAATTGAACGATTCAGCCCGTGACCTTTTGGGTTTTGATGGCGAGATCACTGATCACAAACTGGATAAGCTGCTTGCGCGTTTAAATCCTTCCTTGCGCCAAATGATTCGTATTCAAAAAGTCTTAGCACCGGCTCCTTACAATGAACACCTTTTGATTTATCTTCACGATACACGCGAAAACTATTATGCCGAACGTCTTTTGACGTTTTATGCAACAACACTGAAATCATTGGATAGGAATTTTGATTTAACGGCCTGTTGCAACTCCGTAATCACTGCCGCCGCTGAAGTGGCCATTGAAAATATGGCGGACTGGTGCCGTATAGATTTGCGTGAAGACTTAGGAGTCGGGCCGGGCACTGTGGCTCATAAGCACACCGCACTTGTACCGTTTTTAAAAGAGCTTCAAGATATTGGCTTTGAAAATCCTGATGATGTTCTAAGTCCTCTGAAAGTTCTGCGCTCGGGCGCTTCTGTTTTTCATGAAGACATTTTGCCAGAAATGTTTCGCATGCTTTCCATTTCACCTCGCACTTTTGCGTTGTTTACAAAAGTGGGGCTGCGCTCTTACATCTGCATGCCAATCAAACAAAACGGCGACACGATTGGTTGCGTGACTTTGGCGCGCGCTCCCGGCTCAGCAAACTTCGATGCCGTCGATGCAATGATGGCGGAAGAATTTGCCAACAAGCTTGCGGTAAATATCGAAAGAGCTTTGCTCTATAAAAATCTTGCTGAAATGAAAAATGCGGCCGAGGCCGCCAACCGCGCGAAAACCAATTTTATCGCGAATGTCAGTCATGAAATTCGCACCCCTTTGGGCGCTATCGTAGGCTTCTCGGATCTTTTGACAAATTCGACCTCGACGGTGTCTGAGCGTCAGGATTGGGCTGCGAAAGTTCGTACCAACAGCACTTACTTACTAAGAATCATCGATGACATTCTGGATATTTCCAAAGTCGAAGCAGGTAAAGTGGAGCTGGAAATCAGTGAGGTGGATTTGCGCGAACTTTTGCGTGAACTGACTCTGTTCGCAGATTCCCGTACAGCCAGTAAAGATGTGCATTTTGAAGTTGTCATTGAAACGGCCATGCCTCGGTTTATTAAATCCGATGCGACTCGTTTGTCGCAGATTTTATCTAATCTGATTGGCAATGCCATTAAGTTTACAAGTTCAGGCTTTGTACGTTTAAGCGTCAGTAAATCCGAGACTCATCAGTCTCTAAGTTTTGAAATTACGGATTCCGGTATCGGGATCAGTCCTGCACAAGCCGGTATTTTGTTTCAGCCATTTACGCAAGCAGATGCTTCTCATACCCGCCAGTTTGGTGGCACAGGCCTGGGCTTGGCTTTGTCACGGACTTTGGCTCGTCGTTTAGGCGGAGACCTGGTACTGATGGATTCTGAACTGGGTAAAGGAAGTTCCTTCCTGGTGACTGTGGATTGCATTTGTCCTGAAAATGGTCCGATGTTTACCAACCTGTCGGAGCAAGATAACGAACACAAAATCAAGATCATGGATGTCACGTCCTTGGATTTTGCGACAGCGTTGCAGGGGCGCGAGATTTTGTTGGTTGAAGACTCTTCTGACATCCAGGCGTTGCTTCAGCGCTTTCTGGAAGGCGCTGGTGCAAAGATTTCTATCGCAAACAACGGTGAAGATGGTGTGCGGGCTGCGCGTCTTAAGAGCTATGACGTGATCTTGATGGACGTCCAAATGCCAATCAAAGATGGTTGCCAAGCCACTATGGAGCTTCGTTCAGAGGGTTACTCCAACTTGATCGTTGCATTGACGGCAAATGCTATGAAGGAAGAGCGTGATCGCTGTTTAGCCGCAGGCTTTGATGCGCATTTAAGCAAGCCCATCCGTCGTCATGATTTGATTCAACGGCTCATGGGTTTTTTGGGGCAGTTTGAAAAACGCCAGGGCGAAATAACGCCCTCGGTTTAA
- a CDS encoding FKBP-type peptidyl-prolyl cis-trans isomerase, which yields MSPSEVQITDQITGSGQVASKGALVFIHYTGTLNDGTVFDSSYTHGRPFEFVVGSKKVIQGMSQGILGMKVGGKRTIHIPADLAYGERTVGKIPAHSDLTFEVELLESRPRE from the coding sequence ATGTCACCTTCAGAAGTTCAAATTACAGATCAAATCACGGGGAGCGGCCAAGTTGCCAGCAAAGGCGCTTTGGTTTTCATTCATTATACGGGCACCTTAAACGACGGAACCGTTTTTGATTCCTCCTACACCCATGGTCGACCGTTCGAATTCGTCGTGGGCTCTAAGAAAGTCATTCAAGGGATGAGCCAGGGAATCCTTGGTATGAAAGTCGGTGGCAAGCGCACGATACACATTCCTGCAGACCTAGCCTATGGCGAACGCACCGTGGGTAAAATTCCTGCCCATTCTGATTTGACCTTCGAAGTAGAGTTGCTGGAATCGCGCCCTCGTGAATAA
- the ccoN gene encoding cytochrome-c oxidase, cbb3-type subunit I, translating into MIWAAAAFLFGVVAAIQIPWWPANLNLEWITFGRLRPLHTNAAIFAFGGNAIFAGIYHSSQRLLKARMFSDLLSRMHFWGWQLIIVAAAITLPLGYSQAKEYAELEWPIDIAIAVVWVIFAVNFFMTIHRRREKHLYVALWFYISTIITVAVLHIVNSIEIPVSFMKSFPVYAGIQDAMVQWWYGHNAVAFFLTTPFLGLMYYYVPKAANRPVYSYRLSIVHFWSLVFIYIWAGPHHLLYTSMPEWAQTLGMIFSVMLWAPSWGGMINGLLTLKGSWNLLRTQPLLKFFVAALTFYGMATFEGPLLSIKSVSALGHYTDWIIGHVHAGTLGWNGFLTFGILYYMIPRLWKTELYSNKLLENHFWMGLLGVIMYYVSMVVAGITQGLMWRAVNKDGTLVYPDFIETVVRIIPLYWVRALGGMLFLIGFLLMCYNIYMTIKLAPKQVKEEAVEVTRTGYNEVPGTGHRKLEGMGFVFSVLAFLAIAVGSFIEIYPTLSLHKYITPTNVTEPYTALEIAGRSIYQKEGCYVCHSQQIRPIVSEVLRYGNASTIEESMWDHPFQWGSKRTGPDLARVGKKYPNLWHFSHMMDPRTVTPASIMPNYPWLADKDTDFLRLRKELSVLRRLGVPYDDDTVVNADGIAQKQAKEIAADIEANGGPKGMEKKEIIALIAYLQALGQKGKAQ; encoded by the coding sequence ATGATTTGGGCGGCGGCTGCATTTCTTTTTGGCGTTGTCGCTGCTATCCAAATCCCATGGTGGCCAGCCAATTTGAATTTAGAATGGATTACCTTTGGCCGACTGAGACCGCTGCACACGAACGCTGCGATCTTTGCCTTCGGTGGTAATGCGATCTTTGCGGGGATCTATCACTCTTCTCAACGCCTGCTTAAAGCTCGCATGTTCTCGGATCTTTTGTCCCGCATGCATTTCTGGGGTTGGCAATTAATCATCGTGGCGGCTGCGATCACTTTGCCATTGGGTTACTCCCAAGCCAAAGAATACGCCGAATTGGAATGGCCTATTGATATCGCCATTGCTGTGGTGTGGGTTATCTTTGCCGTGAATTTCTTTATGACGATCCATCGTCGTCGTGAAAAACATCTTTATGTGGCCTTGTGGTTCTATATTTCCACAATCATCACAGTGGCAGTTTTGCACATCGTGAACTCGATTGAGATTCCGGTGTCTTTCATGAAATCTTTCCCGGTTTATGCCGGAATTCAAGATGCCATGGTTCAATGGTGGTACGGCCATAATGCCGTGGCCTTTTTCCTGACAACGCCGTTTTTGGGTTTGATGTACTACTATGTTCCAAAAGCTGCGAACCGCCCGGTTTATTCATACCGCCTGTCGATCGTGCATTTCTGGTCATTGGTTTTCATCTATATCTGGGCCGGCCCACATCACTTGCTGTACACTTCCATGCCGGAGTGGGCGCAAACCTTGGGCATGATTTTCTCGGTCATGCTATGGGCTCCATCTTGGGGTGGTATGATCAATGGTCTTTTGACGTTGAAAGGCTCTTGGAACCTACTTCGCACGCAACCGTTGCTTAAATTCTTCGTAGCCGCGCTAACCTTCTATGGTATGGCGACTTTCGAGGGGCCACTTCTTTCCATCAAATCCGTCAGCGCGCTGGGACACTACACGGACTGGATCATCGGTCACGTTCATGCGGGTACCTTGGGGTGGAACGGCTTCTTAACGTTTGGTATTTTGTATTACATGATTCCGCGCTTGTGGAAGACAGAACTTTACTCCAATAAACTTCTGGAAAACCATTTCTGGATGGGGCTACTTGGCGTCATTATGTACTACGTGTCCATGGTGGTTGCAGGTATCACTCAAGGTTTGATGTGGAGAGCTGTGAATAAAGACGGCACTCTGGTTTACCCTGACTTTATCGAAACAGTGGTTCGTATCATTCCACTTTATTGGGTGCGTGCTTTAGGTGGAATGCTCTTCCTGATTGGTTTCTTGTTGATGTGCTACAACATCTACATGACGATCAAACTGGCTCCGAAACAAGTCAAAGAAGAAGCTGTTGAAGTGACTCGCACGGGTTACAACGAAGTTCCAGGTACGGGTCACCGTAAATTGGAAGGCATGGGCTTTGTATTCTCGGTCTTGGCATTCCTGGCAATCGCGGTGGGATCTTTTATTGAAATCTATCCCACACTGTCTTTGCATAAATACATCACTCCGACAAATGTGACGGAGCCCTACACGGCTTTGGAAATCGCCGGTCGCAGTATTTATCAAAAAGAAGGTTGCTACGTTTGTCACTCGCAACAAATTCGTCCGATTGTATCTGAAGTTCTTCGTTACGGAAATGCTTCGACAATTGAAGAATCCATGTGGGATCACCCTTTCCAATGGGGTTCAAAACGTACCGGTCCTGACTTGGCCCGTGTTGGTAAGAAATATCCAAACTTGTGGCACTTCAGTCACATGATGGATCCTCGCACGGTCACTCCAGCGAGTATCATGCCCAACTATCCTTGGCTTGCGGATAAAGACACAGACTTCCTGCGCCTGCGCAAAGAATTATCTGTGCTAAGAAGATTAGGTGTGCCGTATGACGACGACACTGTGGTTAATGCCGACGGTATCGCTCAAAAACAGGCAAAAGAAATCGCAGCCGATATTGAGGCCAACGGCGGTCCAAAAGGTATGGAGAAAAAAGAAATCATCGCCCTGATCGCTTACCTTCAAGCCCTAGGTCAGAAAGGAAAAGCCCAATGA